Within Bdellovibrio bacteriovorus HD100, the genomic segment ACGAAAAAGTATCTGAAGAACAAACAGCCTCTATGGGCTGCTCTATCAAGTGGGTTTAAGACGATGAAGTATATTTTGGTATTTGTTGCAGTAACGATGATCTCTTTCGGCCTTTTCCTGGCGAACTATCTGGGTGCCTTTAAAGGTGTTGATATTTCTGAATCCGTTCAGGGTCCCTTCAAGATCGTCTATGTTGAACACGTGGGCCCTTACCACAAAGTGAACAAACAGCTTGAGCGCATTGAAAAGTACATGACTTCCCAGAACATGACCTGCGGCCGCACCTTCGGTGAATACCTGGATGATCCACAAGTCGTGGAAGAAGCCCGTTTGCGCTCCAAAGTGGGCTGCATCATCACGGGCGAGCCACCACAGCTGGTGGAAGGCCTGCAAGTGGGTGAAATCCCACAACGCAAGTACGTGATGGCGGTGTTCACTGGGTCCCCTGGTATTGGGCCGTTGAAAGTGTATCCTCGCGTGAATGACTTCATGCTAAAACAAAACTTGAAACAGACCGGCGCCGTTATTGAGATCTACGAGATCCACTCCATCACCGAGAAAAACGCCATGACCACCACTTACCTGTTCCCGGTTCAATAATGAAGGCCGTGATTTTATCCGCACTGCTGCTGACATCAGGGCTGGTTTTTGCCGACGCCCCTTGTCCGACCAGCTGCCAGGGGCCGTCTTCGACCCCGGATAAAATCACCCTGTCCAAAATTGATTCCGCTCCGGCCTGCCTGACGCGCAAGAATGACGAAAGCAACGAAGAGATCGTTCAGCGCGAAAAGCTGACGGACTTTGAAGTGCTGGCGCGCTTGGTGTTTGCGGAGGGCATTTCGACCAATCTGGACAAATGTTCCAAATACGAAGATTCGCTGTTTGCAAGCCTTGCGTGGGGTGTACAAAACCGTGTGGCACTAGCGGAAGCCCAGCCCCGTTACGCCAAACAATTTGGCAAGGGTCTGCACGGGGTGATCTTCAAGAAAGCCCAGTTCAATCCGGCGGTCTCGAAAAAATCATCTTATTCAAAACTTTTCCTGTGCCCAAGTGAACACCCGCAATGG encodes:
- a CDS encoding GyrI-like domain-containing protein, encoding MKYILVFVAVTMISFGLFLANYLGAFKGVDISESVQGPFKIVYVEHVGPYHKVNKQLERIEKYMTSQNMTCGRTFGEYLDDPQVVEEARLRSKVGCIITGEPPQLVEGLQVGEIPQRKYVMAVFTGSPGIGPLKVYPRVNDFMLKQNLKQTGAVIEIYEIHSITEKNAMTTTYLFPVQ
- a CDS encoding cell wall hydrolase, whose product is MKAVILSALLLTSGLVFADAPCPTSCQGPSSTPDKITLSKIDSAPACLTRKNDESNEEIVQREKLTDFEVLARLVFAEGISTNLDKCSKYEDSLFASLAWGVQNRVALAEAQPRYAKQFGKGLHGVIFKKAQFNPAVSKKSSYSKLFLCPSEHPQWQKFWELSKKAADQALLHPQKNPLPKSVTHFYYPQSTQATNPPVAWADLNKDAAKKAFMKDVKIEGTRYSNECIQFFSY